From the Bacillota bacterium genome, one window contains:
- the pstC gene encoding phosphate ABC transporter permease subunit PstC, with protein MELRNRVRIRETLISIVLTVVAFSSLAFLVGIVLVLFREGLPIFRETGLGAFIFGRDWYPTYDPPSFGTLPLIAASFLVTAGAMVIAVPVGVGSAIAISQVLPTRARTVVKPVVELLAGVPSVVYGLFGMQVMAPLVMDAFGLPTGLTALTASIVLGIMALPTVVSIAEDAISAVPGTYSEASYALGATKWETMSRVIVPAASSGILTAVLLGMGRAIGETMTVLMVAGGAAVVPTSFLQPVRPMTATIAAEMGEAPVGGSHYHALFAIALVLFVVTLAFNMVAEVYTLRFRRRVAGA; from the coding sequence ATGGAATTGCGGAACCGAGTTCGAATACGCGAGACCCTCATATCGATCGTTCTCACCGTCGTTGCGTTCTCGTCGTTGGCGTTTCTCGTCGGCATCGTGCTCGTCCTCTTCAGGGAGGGTCTTCCCATATTCCGAGAGACCGGGCTTGGCGCGTTCATATTCGGGCGTGACTGGTACCCGACGTACGACCCTCCTTCCTTCGGGACGCTCCCGCTTATCGCTGCGTCGTTTCTGGTGACGGCAGGTGCCATGGTCATCGCCGTTCCGGTCGGCGTGGGCTCGGCGATCGCGATCTCGCAAGTCCTTCCGACACGTGCCCGAACGGTGGTCAAGCCGGTCGTGGAGCTTCTCGCGGGCGTGCCCTCGGTGGTATACGGGCTCTTTGGGATGCAGGTGATGGCACCGCTCGTGATGGACGCGTTCGGTCTTCCCACGGGCCTCACGGCGCTGACCGCCTCCATCGTTCTGGGGATCATGGCCCTCCCGACTGTGGTGAGCATCGCGGAGGACGCGATATCCGCCGTCCCCGGCACGTACAGCGAGGCCTCCTACGCGCTCGGCGCCACTAAGTGGGAGACCATGAGCCGGGTTATCGTCCCGGCTGCCTCCTCGGGCATCCTCACTGCCGTGCTGCTTGGGATGGGGAGGGCCATAGGCGAGACCATGACGGTCCTGATGGTCGCAGGCGGAGCCGCCGTGGTGCCGACCTCCTTCCTCCAACCGGTCCGGCCCATGACGGCCACGATCGCCGCTGAGATGGGCGAGGCGCCCGTGGGGGGAAGCCATTATCACGCGCTCTTCGCCATCGCTCTCGTGCTCTTCGTTGTGACGCTCGCGTTCAACATGGTGGCCGAGGTGTACACCCTGAGGTTCCGGAGGAGGGTGGCTGGCGCATGA
- the pstA gene encoding phosphate ABC transporter permease PstA: protein MLALITSTLLVTLGFLALLVGFVVARGAGVISWEFISEMPRNAMTEGGILPAILGTLYLVAGAMVVAAPLGVASAVFLTEYAHQGPLVRVIRIGVNNLAGVPSVVFGLFGLAVFVKTLGLGVSIVSGALTLAIVVLPTIIRASEEAIRAVPASYREASLALGATRWQTVRYAVLPSAMPGILTGCILGIGRIAGETAPIMFTAATFYTARLPGSIFEEVQALAYHIYALVTEGTHPEAQVPIAFGTALVLLALVLGVNLVAIILRSRYEKAR, encoded by the coding sequence ATGTTGGCGCTCATCACGAGCACCCTGCTCGTCACCCTCGGGTTTCTCGCGTTGCTGGTGGGCTTCGTTGTCGCTCGAGGCGCAGGCGTCATAAGCTGGGAATTCATCAGCGAGATGCCGCGCAACGCCATGACCGAAGGAGGCATACTCCCGGCGATCCTCGGGACCCTCTACCTTGTCGCCGGAGCGATGGTGGTCGCCGCGCCGCTCGGCGTCGCGTCCGCCGTGTTCCTCACGGAATACGCGCACCAGGGACCGCTCGTGCGGGTGATCAGGATCGGCGTCAATAACCTCGCGGGGGTCCCGTCGGTGGTGTTTGGCTTGTTCGGTCTCGCGGTGTTCGTGAAAACGCTCGGGCTCGGCGTATCGATCGTCTCAGGCGCCCTGACGCTCGCGATAGTCGTGCTGCCCACGATCATACGGGCGTCTGAGGAGGCGATTCGAGCGGTCCCGGCCTCGTACCGGGAGGCGTCCCTCGCGCTGGGCGCCACGAGGTGGCAGACGGTGCGCTACGCGGTGCTCCCGTCGGCCATGCCCGGCATCCTTACAGGCTGCATCCTCGGTATCGGGAGGATCGCAGGAGAAACCGCTCCGATCATGTTCACGGCCGCCACGTTCTATACTGCACGTCTCCCCGGGTCCATATTCGAGGAAGTCCAGGCGTTGGCGTATCACATATACGCGCTCGTTACGGAGGGCACGCATCCCGAGGCTCAGGTGCCCATCGCTTTCGGCACGGCGCTCGTGCTTCTCGCGCTCGTCCTGGGCGTGAACCTTGTCGCGATAATCCTGAGGTCGCGGTATGAGAAGGCTCGCTAG
- a CDS encoding phage holin family protein: MRHIVRFIVSALVLMFIGLIVPGFSTLSFVNALIAAAVITALGYIIEAAVGRSVSPFGRGVVGFLVSAAVIYVSQYVVPAMRVTVLGALIAAFIIGLVDTFIPTTLR, translated from the coding sequence CTGCGCCACATCGTGAGATTCATCGTGTCGGCTCTGGTGCTCATGTTCATCGGGCTCATAGTGCCGGGCTTCAGCACCTTGAGCTTCGTCAACGCCCTGATCGCAGCAGCGGTGATAACGGCGCTCGGATACATCATCGAGGCTGCCGTGGGAAGGAGCGTTTCTCCGTTTGGTCGGGGGGTAGTGGGATTCCTTGTGTCAGCCGCGGTCATCTACGTATCGCAGTACGTTGTTCCGGCGATGCGCGTCACGGTCCTCGGCGCCCTGATAGCCGCGTTCATTATAGGGCTCGTGGACACGTTCATCCCGACCACTTTGAGATAA
- a CDS encoding mechanosensitive ion channel family protein translates to MKGLLDVMGQTFSGGVPVDKLIDLVVGAGGTIIRIVLTLILAFVLVKASNALIDRLVTQRSAEGEGRRFMDERKAKTLRSLLKSLLKYAIYLFAGISILNELGVDTTSLLAGAGLAGLAIGFGAQNLVRDVINGFFILFEDQFAVGDYVTVGDAEGIVESIGLRTTSIRAFSGELQIVPNGQISKVINHMGSAMRVLFGVTVDYRTDIDHAMEVLTRDFEKAKTEIPDIVEGPTVLGVNALGESGVELLVIAKTRPMEQWRVERALKKRIKEVFDREGIIIPYPYMQVLLKRSEDEPSDGRDGKAEGRGAATA, encoded by the coding sequence GTGAAGGGATTGTTGGACGTGATGGGACAGACCTTTTCCGGCGGGGTGCCGGTTGACAAACTCATTGACCTCGTGGTCGGCGCGGGCGGGACCATCATCCGCATCGTGCTTACGCTCATCCTTGCCTTCGTTCTGGTCAAGGCCTCGAACGCGCTTATCGACAGGCTCGTGACGCAGAGATCGGCGGAGGGAGAGGGACGCAGGTTCATGGACGAGCGCAAGGCCAAAACCCTCCGGTCCCTTCTCAAGAGCCTTCTCAAGTATGCCATATACCTTTTCGCCGGGATATCCATCCTCAACGAGCTCGGGGTGGACACCACGAGCCTGCTCGCGGGGGCTGGGCTCGCCGGCCTCGCGATAGGCTTCGGTGCGCAGAACCTCGTGCGTGACGTGATCAACGGCTTCTTCATCCTATTCGAGGACCAGTTCGCCGTCGGGGATTACGTTACGGTCGGCGATGCCGAGGGAATAGTGGAGTCCATAGGTCTTCGGACCACCAGCATAAGGGCTTTCAGCGGGGAACTGCAGATCGTGCCGAATGGTCAGATCTCCAAGGTCATCAACCACATGGGCAGTGCGATGCGCGTCCTGTTCGGAGTCACAGTAGACTATCGCACCGACATCGACCATGCGATGGAGGTGCTTACCCGCGACTTCGAGAAGGCAAAGACGGAGATCCCCGACATAGTTGAGGGCCCGACCGTTCTCGGTGTAAACGCGTTGGGCGAGTCCGGCGTGGAGCTTCTCGTCATAGCCAAGACGAGGCCCATGGAGCAGTGGCGCGTCGAGCGCGCCCTCAAGAAGCGCATCAAGGAGGTCTTCGATCGGGAGGGCATCATCATCCCGTACCCGTACATGCAAGTTCTCCTGAAGAGAAGCGAGGACGAGCCGTCAGATGGCCGGGACGGGAAGGCCGAAGGCCGAGGCGCCGCGACGGCGTGA
- a CDS encoding DUF951 domain-containing protein, translating to MGERRRRQGLLKFYIGDVVRLKKEHPCGSYEWEVMRVGADFRIKCLGCGRVVMISRSKFERSVKQIVSRPGAGEGEA from the coding sequence ATGGGAGAGCGGAGGAGGAGGCAAGGGCTCTTGAAATTCTACATAGGAGATGTGGTTAGGCTGAAGAAGGAGCACCCGTGCGGCTCCTACGAATGGGAAGTGATGCGCGTCGGGGCCGATTTCCGCATCAAGTGCCTGGGATGCGGGCGCGTGGTGATGATCAGCCGGTCGAAGTTCGAAAGGAGCGTCAAGCAGATAGTGTCGCGGCCGGGGGCCGGGGAGGGTGAGGCGTGA
- the ychF gene encoding redox-regulated ATPase YchF, whose protein sequence is MRIGIVGLPNAGKSTLFNALTRGSALVASYPFTTIDPNVGVVPVPDERLDTIARLTRPEKLTPTTVEFVDIAGLVKGASRGEGLGNRFLGHIREVDAIAHVVRCFEDPDVPHVAGRLDPVSDAEAVEIELILADLETVEKRREKTARMCKGGNKRYAEETALMDRLKSELEAGKPARLVPVSPEEREIIEGLFLLTMKPVVYVANVGEDDPKDAAGRVRALTAWAAARADRAPVVAISAKIESELLSLEPGEAAEYLRELGIESSGLDRVVLAAYRVLDLITFYTTKGPETRAWTLRRGSTAYEAAGKIHTDIQRGFIKAEVVGYDELVAAGSFAQARERGLLRLEGRDYVVQDGDIILFRFTESAH, encoded by the coding sequence GTGCGCATCGGCATCGTGGGGCTTCCCAACGCGGGCAAATCCACGCTCTTCAACGCTCTCACACGGGGCTCGGCGCTCGTGGCGAGCTACCCGTTTACTACTATCGACCCGAACGTTGGGGTCGTCCCGGTGCCAGACGAAAGGCTCGATACCATCGCTAGGCTCACAAGGCCGGAGAAGCTTACCCCCACCACAGTCGAGTTCGTGGACATCGCGGGGCTCGTGAAGGGCGCGAGCCGGGGAGAAGGGCTTGGCAACCGCTTCCTCGGGCACATAAGGGAGGTCGACGCCATCGCGCACGTGGTGAGGTGCTTTGAGGACCCCGACGTGCCGCACGTGGCTGGAAGGCTAGACCCGGTAAGCGACGCCGAGGCCGTCGAGATCGAGCTCATCCTGGCGGACCTCGAAACCGTGGAGAAGAGACGGGAAAAGACCGCGAGGATGTGCAAGGGCGGCAACAAGCGGTACGCAGAGGAAACAGCGCTCATGGACAGGCTGAAGAGCGAGCTCGAAGCGGGCAAGCCCGCCAGGCTCGTCCCCGTCTCTCCCGAGGAGAGGGAGATCATCGAGGGGCTGTTCCTCTTGACGATGAAGCCGGTCGTGTACGTCGCCAATGTCGGCGAGGACGATCCCAAGGACGCGGCAGGACGCGTGCGCGCCCTCACGGCATGGGCGGCGGCCCGTGCGGACCGGGCGCCCGTGGTTGCGATATCGGCGAAGATCGAGTCGGAGCTCCTGAGCCTCGAGCCGGGCGAGGCCGCGGAATATCTGCGCGAGTTGGGAATTGAGTCGTCGGGGCTCGACAGGGTTGTGCTGGCGGCGTACCGCGTCCTCGATCTCATAACCTTCTACACGACCAAGGGGCCGGAGACGAGGGCGTGGACTCTGCGCAGGGGAAGCACCGCTTACGAAGCGGCGGGCAAGATCCATACCGATATCCAGCGGGGGTTTATCAAAGCAGAGGTGGTCGGTTACGATGAATTGGTGGCCGCGGGCTCGTTCGCGCAGGCGAGAGAGAGGGGGCTCCTGAGGCTCGAAGGCCGGGACTACGTGGTGCAGGACGGAGACATAATCCTCTTCAGGTTCACCGAGTCGGCCCACTAA
- a CDS encoding 30S ribosomal protein S6, translated as MRDYETMFILKPDLEEEAVNAAVTKFQDLVTGGGGTVSNVDRWGKRRLAYEIAGYTEGIYVVMEFSAEPGVARELERVFRITDEVIRHLIVRKGD; from the coding sequence ATGCGGGATTATGAGACCATGTTTATCCTCAAGCCCGACCTGGAGGAGGAAGCCGTCAACGCGGCGGTCACGAAGTTCCAAGACCTGGTGACCGGCGGGGGCGGAACCGTGAGCAACGTTGACAGGTGGGGCAAGAGGAGGCTCGCGTACGAGATCGCGGGCTACACGGAGGGCATATACGTGGTCATGGAGTTCTCCGCGGAACCTGGCGTCGCTCGCGAGCTGGAACGGGTGTTTCGCATCACCGACGAGGTGATCAGGCATCTCATCGTGAGGAAGGGCGACTAG
- the ssb gene encoding single-stranded DNA-binding protein: MPWAGWCATVNKVLLVGRLAQQPELRYTQNGVAVARFTVAVSRPFTNQQGEREADFIDVVVWRTQAENCANYLAKGRLVGVEGRLQIRSYETAEGQKRRVAEVVADRVEFLDRGKEGAQGGQDVPGQGFPDDAVGSGDDVPF; the protein is encoded by the coding sequence ATGCCCTGGGCAGGGTGGTGTGCGACGGTGAATAAGGTCCTTCTTGTGGGAAGGCTGGCACAGCAACCGGAGCTCCGTTACACCCAGAACGGGGTCGCCGTTGCTAGGTTCACGGTGGCGGTGAGCCGCCCGTTCACCAACCAGCAGGGGGAACGCGAGGCCGACTTCATTGACGTCGTGGTCTGGCGTACCCAGGCGGAGAACTGCGCCAATTACCTTGCCAAGGGAAGACTTGTGGGCGTGGAGGGGCGGCTGCAGATCCGATCGTACGAGACTGCCGAGGGGCAGAAGCGGCGCGTAGCCGAGGTTGTCGCCGACAGGGTGGAGTTTCTCGACCGTGGTAAGGAGGGCGCTCAGGGCGGGCAAGACGTGCCGGGCCAAGGTTTTCCGGATGACGCGGTCGGCTCCGGCGATGATGTGCCGTTCTGA
- a CDS encoding 30S ribosomal protein S18 — MRREKGRKSKKRVCSFCVDKIDAVDYKDVARLRRFITERGKIIPRRISGNCARHQRQVTTAIKRARLVALLPFTAEQ; from the coding sequence ATGAGACGTGAAAAAGGGCGCAAATCCAAGAAGCGAGTTTGCAGCTTCTGCGTGGACAAGATAGACGCCGTTGATTACAAGGACGTGGCGCGGCTGCGCAGGTTCATCACGGAAAGGGGCAAGATCATCCCGCGCCGTATATCGGGGAACTGCGCAAGGCACCAGCGCCAAGTCACGACAGCCATCAAGAGGGCCCGGCTCGTGGCGCTGCTGCCCTTCACAGCGGAGCAGTAG
- a CDS encoding YybS family protein, whose translation MPRRSIATRTLVESALLVAMATIFCVLDAYVPVFALVYPLPIVVLVVRHGVEAGVWATAVTIAATSMFVGFAQGLTVLAKVGIIGITLAWCIRRRLPPLRTLLLTCVAVAVAMALILGLGAWLGGFSLAAVEEMFRKSLSSAVDFYRRLGMSEAQLQQVQTQLSQLVETAKVILPASITMAIVGIAGVNYLIARLVLGRLGYKMEEIPPFAKWRVSWPFGWGYIAALVLSMAGQATGIPILWKAGANLLSLFSTLFLVQGLALAWYLMNRYQLNTAVRILLGVFAALNPTVLQIVSWVGLFDAWFDFRKLSWGGGGKRT comes from the coding sequence ATGCCCCGCCGTTCGATAGCCACGAGGACTCTAGTAGAAAGCGCGCTTCTCGTGGCGATGGCCACGATATTCTGTGTGCTTGACGCCTACGTGCCGGTTTTCGCCCTGGTGTACCCGCTGCCCATCGTCGTGCTGGTGGTGAGGCACGGCGTGGAAGCGGGAGTGTGGGCCACCGCGGTCACGATCGCGGCTACGAGCATGTTTGTGGGGTTTGCGCAGGGCTTGACGGTTCTGGCGAAGGTCGGCATCATAGGCATCACGCTCGCCTGGTGCATCAGGCGACGGCTCCCGCCCTTGCGAACGCTCCTTCTGACATGCGTCGCGGTGGCGGTCGCGATGGCACTCATACTCGGGCTTGGCGCTTGGCTGGGCGGGTTCAGCCTCGCGGCGGTCGAGGAGATGTTCCGCAAGAGCCTGAGCTCAGCCGTGGACTTCTACAGAAGGCTTGGGATGTCTGAAGCGCAGCTTCAGCAGGTGCAGACGCAGTTATCGCAGCTCGTCGAGACCGCCAAGGTCATCCTCCCCGCGTCGATCACCATGGCGATCGTGGGGATTGCCGGGGTCAACTATCTTATCGCGCGGCTCGTCCTGGGCCGGCTGGGATACAAGATGGAGGAGATACCGCCGTTCGCCAAGTGGAGGGTTTCGTGGCCCTTTGGATGGGGGTATATCGCTGCGCTGGTCCTTTCCATGGCCGGCCAGGCAACGGGGATCCCCATCCTATGGAAGGCCGGGGCCAACCTCCTGTCGCTCTTCAGCACGCTTTTCCTTGTACAGGGGCTTGCGCTGGCCTGGTATCTCATGAACCGCTACCAGCTGAACACGGCGGTGAGGATCCTCCTTGGAGTGTTCGCGGCCTTGAATCCGACCGTCCTACAGATAGTATCTTGGGTGGGACTGTTCGACGCATGGTTTGATTTCCGCAAGCTTTCTTGGGGAGGCGGGGGGAAGAGAACGTGA